One genomic window of Leptospira johnsonii includes the following:
- a CDS encoding DUF883 family protein, which produces MSKGDNLSEELQILKDKAKQITGKAREEYLEHVSDLKEKLKQVTGETSEKAKQIIDQTGTYIKENPQKATLIGLGVGVGIGVIIGMLIGRRK; this is translated from the coding sequence ATGTCTAAAGGTGATAATCTAAGCGAAGAACTCCAAATTTTAAAAGATAAGGCCAAACAAATTACAGGTAAGGCCCGGGAGGAATACTTGGAACACGTATCCGATCTAAAGGAAAAATTAAAACAAGTTACTGGTGAGACTAGCGAAAAGGCCAAACAAATCATCGATCAAACGGGAACTTATATCAAAGAAAACCCGCAAAAAGCAACTTTGATCGGCTTAGGAGTTGGAGTCGGGATAGGCGTAATTATTGGAATGCTTATCGGTCGAAGAAAATAA
- a CDS encoding LBF_4227 family protein has product MAAKTTDSEEIPYENGEKQEGTSFSSFELKEHLLAFINSIAEYFETLLLYAKKIATEKIVLGIQAYIFFRIALFFISLSVLFFLAAFFLFLQRQFEGDPLPAALGTGGLCLFISLIGVFALIRKLKA; this is encoded by the coding sequence TTGGCCGCTAAAACAACGGATTCAGAAGAAATTCCTTACGAAAATGGCGAAAAGCAGGAGGGGACTTCATTTTCAAGTTTCGAATTGAAGGAACACCTGCTCGCTTTCATTAATTCCATCGCAGAATATTTCGAAACTCTTCTTCTCTACGCAAAAAAAATCGCAACTGAAAAGATTGTATTAGGCATCCAGGCCTATATATTCTTCCGAATTGCTCTTTTCTTTATAAGTTTAAGCGTATTATTTTTTCTAGCCGCTTTTTTCCTTTTTTTGCAGAGGCAATTTGAAGGAGATCCCTTACCTGCAGCGTTAGGAACTGGAGGGCTCTGCCTTTTTATTTCTTTAATTGGTGTTTTTGCTCTTATTCGGAAACTTAAAGCATAA
- the pyk gene encoding pyruvate kinase, which produces MKNELVNFRKTKIICTIGPATSDKKMIQSLAEAGMNIARLNMSHGNHDFHRSVIRAIKSLNKDVLKHPIAILLDTQGPEIRTGDLQVDHLDLKVGESFTFHIIPGEESEEQSVFVNYRDIVKDLKIGDRVTVDNGLINLVVEEIQETALKCKVVDGGKLGSRKHINLPGIRVNLPSITQKDQKDILFGLEEDVDFIALSFVRSAEDIHQLRKIIEENNGHTDIIAKIEDQEAVKNMVEIVDAADGVMVARGDLGVELPIEELPLIQRAIIRECAIKGKRVIVATHLLESMINNPSPTRAEVTDVANAVFEEADAIMLSGETAAGKFPVRCVDMLHKISERVEKAPGLGYVLERVPSNKKEEMARSAAMLSDSIKSPAIIVITRRGTTALNVASFHPRFPLIYAFTNMTTVRRKLWLTRSVIPYRIDFSSDPEKTIKLAIETLKSSGRVKDGDQVVILSDIIAGADRVETIQIREVK; this is translated from the coding sequence ATGAAAAATGAATTAGTTAATTTCAGAAAAACTAAAATTATCTGCACGATCGGCCCTGCGACCTCCGACAAAAAAATGATCCAATCTCTTGCCGAAGCAGGGATGAATATCGCCAGATTGAACATGTCCCACGGAAATCACGACTTTCATAGATCCGTGATCCGTGCTATTAAGTCTTTGAACAAAGACGTACTAAAACATCCGATCGCTATTTTATTGGATACACAAGGTCCAGAGATCCGCACAGGGGATCTGCAAGTGGATCATTTGGATCTCAAAGTGGGAGAATCTTTTACCTTCCATATCATTCCGGGAGAAGAATCCGAGGAACAATCCGTTTTCGTAAATTATCGGGATATCGTAAAAGACCTAAAGATCGGAGATAGGGTTACCGTAGATAACGGATTGATCAATCTTGTTGTTGAAGAGATCCAAGAAACCGCTCTGAAATGTAAAGTAGTAGACGGTGGTAAATTAGGTTCTCGTAAACATATCAATCTTCCAGGGATCCGCGTAAACTTACCTTCTATAACTCAAAAAGACCAAAAGGATATTCTTTTCGGTTTGGAAGAGGATGTAGATTTTATTGCACTTTCATTCGTTCGTTCTGCGGAAGATATCCATCAACTTCGTAAGATCATAGAAGAAAATAATGGCCATACTGATATCATTGCTAAGATAGAAGACCAAGAAGCAGTGAAAAATATGGTCGAGATCGTGGATGCTGCTGACGGCGTAATGGTTGCAAGGGGAGACCTTGGAGTAGAGCTTCCGATTGAGGAACTTCCTTTGATACAACGCGCTATTATTCGAGAATGTGCGATTAAGGGCAAAAGAGTGATTGTCGCAACCCACCTTTTGGAATCTATGATCAATAATCCTTCGCCTACTCGTGCGGAAGTTACAGACGTTGCGAACGCAGTTTTTGAAGAAGCAGACGCAATTATGTTATCCGGTGAAACTGCTGCAGGAAAATTTCCGGTTCGTTGTGTGGACATGCTTCACAAGATCTCGGAAAGAGTGGAGAAGGCGCCGGGACTTGGCTATGTTTTGGAAAGAGTTCCTTCCAACAAGAAGGAAGAAATGGCGAGATCGGCGGCTATGCTTTCCGATTCCATCAAATCACCGGCAATTATCGTGATTACCAGGAGAGGAACAACTGCTCTGAATGTGGCTTCCTTCCATCCTAGGTTTCCACTCATCTATGCTTTTACCAATATGACTACTGTCAGACGCAAACTTTGGTTAACCCGAAGTGTGATTCCGTACCGAATCGATTTTTCCAGTGACCCTGAGAAGACGATAAAATTGGCGATTGAGACCTTGAAGTCGAGTGGTCGAGTGAAGGACGGGGACCAGGTAGTGATTTTGTCGGATATTATTGCTGGTGCAGACCGGGTGGAGACGATCCAGATCCGAGAGGTGAAGTAA
- the asd gene encoding aspartate-semialdehyde dehydrogenase: MSKINVAVLGATGSVGQRFIQLLENHPYFQVTHLCASENSAGKTYADVMKKRWKISGDIPKYARDIIITLPDPKITQGVKLAFSGLDASIAGEVETSFAEAGINIISNSKNHRMVENVPLLSAEVNANHLDVISGQKTPGKIVTNSNCTIMGVTISLKPLYEKFGIESVMLFSMQAISGAGYPGVPTMDILGNVVPFIGGEEDKAEIEPLKCLGRTEGGKIINADFKISAHCNRVPVFDGHTVCVSVKFKKKPTESEILEAWSSFKGEPQELKLPLAPDFPILYRQEEDRPQPRLDLETGRGMTTVVGRLRPDPILDWKYVVLSHNTVRGAAGAAILNAELMYRKNLL, encoded by the coding sequence ATGAGCAAAATTAACGTAGCTGTTTTGGGAGCAACAGGCTCCGTCGGGCAAAGGTTCATCCAACTTTTGGAAAACCATCCTTATTTTCAGGTAACCCATCTATGCGCATCCGAGAATAGCGCAGGCAAAACGTATGCTGATGTTATGAAGAAGCGTTGGAAGATCTCCGGCGATATCCCTAAATACGCTCGTGACATAATTATCACACTACCGGACCCTAAGATCACCCAAGGTGTTAAATTGGCTTTTTCCGGTTTGGACGCTTCTATTGCGGGAGAAGTGGAAACTTCTTTTGCCGAGGCAGGTATCAATATTATTTCCAATTCTAAAAATCATAGAATGGTGGAGAACGTTCCTCTTCTTTCTGCGGAAGTGAACGCTAACCATTTGGATGTGATCTCCGGCCAAAAAACTCCAGGAAAGATCGTGACTAACTCCAATTGTACGATCATGGGAGTGACCATCTCTCTCAAACCTCTATACGAAAAATTCGGTATAGAGTCCGTTATGTTATTTTCTATGCAGGCAATCTCCGGAGCAGGTTATCCAGGAGTTCCTACCATGGATATTTTGGGCAACGTGGTCCCTTTTATCGGCGGAGAAGAAGATAAGGCGGAGATTGAACCTCTGAAATGTCTGGGAAGAACTGAAGGCGGCAAGATCATAAACGCGGATTTTAAAATTTCCGCTCATTGCAATCGGGTCCCGGTTTTTGACGGGCATACAGTTTGTGTTTCCGTAAAATTCAAGAAGAAGCCTACCGAATCCGAAATTTTAGAAGCCTGGTCTTCATTTAAAGGCGAGCCTCAAGAATTAAAGTTGCCTCTCGCTCCGGATTTTCCGATTCTTTATCGTCAAGAAGAAGACAGACCCCAGCCTCGTCTAGACCTGGAAACAGGGAGAGGTATGACTACCGTAGTGGGAAGGCTTAGACCAGATCCGATTTTAGATTGGAAATATGTTGTCCTAAGTCATAATACGGTCCGTGGGGCTGCCGGTGCCGCGATTTTAAACGCGGAATTGATGTATCGGAAAAACCTACTCTAG